Proteins encoded together in one Apis cerana isolate GH-2021 linkage group LG4, AcerK_1.0, whole genome shotgun sequence window:
- the LOC108000891 gene encoding mitochondrial import inner membrane translocase subunit Tim23 isoform X1, translating into MIDLRDENAKNTINGGKYSNLNIPVTSQQGLAPLSPYLNFDPAYLPPSQPEYIFPEGAAKQRGRFELAFSQIGAACIIGAGIGGATGLYRGIKATSLADQTGKLRRTQLINHVMKSGSSLANTFGIVSVMYSGFGVLLSWVRGTDDSLNTLAAATGTGMLFKSTTGLKKCALGGCIGLGIASVYCLWTNREALLELRHRNINPASTNKGIIEGFAFCN; encoded by the exons ATGATAGATTTACGTGATGAAAATgctaaaaatacaataaatggTGGAAAATAtagcaatttaaatataccag TAACATCACAACAAGGATTAGCGCCACTTAGTccctatttaaattttgatcctGCATATCTTCCTCCAAGCCAaccagaatatatatttccggAAGGAGCAGCAAAACAAAGAGGAAGATTTGAATTGGCTTTTAGTCAGATTGGTGCAGCATGTATTATAGGAGCTGGTATTGGAGGTGCTACTGGTTTATATAGAGGCATTAAAGCAACATCTTTAGCTGACCAAACTGGTAAACTTAGAAGAACACA attaatcaATCATGTTATGAAAAGTGGATCTTCATTAGCAAATACATTTGGAATAGTATCAGTAATGTATAGTGGATTTGGTGTGCTTTTATCTTGGGTCAGAGGTACAGATGATTCCTTAAATACATTAGCAGCAGCAACTGGAACAGGAATGTTGTTCAAATCTACAA cTGGCTTAAAAAAATGTGCATTGGGTGGTTGTATAGGACTAGGAATAGCATCTGTATATTGCTTATGGACTAATCGAGAAGCCTTACTGGAATTGAGGCATCGCAATATAAATCCAGC taGTACTAACAAAGGAATAATAGAAGGGTTTGCATTctgtaattga
- the LOC108000891 gene encoding mitochondrial import inner membrane translocase subunit Tim23 isoform X3, producing MIDLRDENAKNTINGGKYSNLNIPVTSQQGLAPLSPYLNFDPAYLPPSQPEYIFPEGAAKQRGRFELAFSQIGAACIIGAGIGGATGLYRGIKATSLADQTGKLRRTQLINHVMKSGSSLANTFGIVSVMYSGFGVLLSWVRGTDDSLNTLAAATGTGMLFKSTTGLKKCALGGCIGLGIASVYCLWTNREALLELRHRNINPA from the exons ATGATAGATTTACGTGATGAAAATgctaaaaatacaataaatggTGGAAAATAtagcaatttaaatataccag TAACATCACAACAAGGATTAGCGCCACTTAGTccctatttaaattttgatcctGCATATCTTCCTCCAAGCCAaccagaatatatatttccggAAGGAGCAGCAAAACAAAGAGGAAGATTTGAATTGGCTTTTAGTCAGATTGGTGCAGCATGTATTATAGGAGCTGGTATTGGAGGTGCTACTGGTTTATATAGAGGCATTAAAGCAACATCTTTAGCTGACCAAACTGGTAAACTTAGAAGAACACA attaatcaATCATGTTATGAAAAGTGGATCTTCATTAGCAAATACATTTGGAATAGTATCAGTAATGTATAGTGGATTTGGTGTGCTTTTATCTTGGGTCAGAGGTACAGATGATTCCTTAAATACATTAGCAGCAGCAACTGGAACAGGAATGTTGTTCAAATCTACAA cTGGCTTAAAAAAATGTGCATTGGGTGGTTGTATAGGACTAGGAATAGCATCTGTATATTGCTTATGGACTAATCGAGAAGCCTTACTGGAATTGAGGCATCGCAATATAAATCCAGCGTAA
- the LOC108000891 gene encoding mitochondrial import inner membrane translocase subunit Tim23 isoform X2: MIDLRDENAKNTINGGKYSNLNIPVTSQQGLAPLSPYLNFDPAYLPPSQPEYIFPEGAAKQRGRFELAFSQIGAACIIGAGIGGATGLYRGIKATSLADQTGKLRRTQLINHVMKSGSSLANTFGIVSVMYSGFGVLLSWVRGTDDSLNTLAAATGTGMLFKSTTGLKKCALGGCIGLGIASVYCLWTNREALLELRHRNINPASK, from the exons ATGATAGATTTACGTGATGAAAATgctaaaaatacaataaatggTGGAAAATAtagcaatttaaatataccag TAACATCACAACAAGGATTAGCGCCACTTAGTccctatttaaattttgatcctGCATATCTTCCTCCAAGCCAaccagaatatatatttccggAAGGAGCAGCAAAACAAAGAGGAAGATTTGAATTGGCTTTTAGTCAGATTGGTGCAGCATGTATTATAGGAGCTGGTATTGGAGGTGCTACTGGTTTATATAGAGGCATTAAAGCAACATCTTTAGCTGACCAAACTGGTAAACTTAGAAGAACACA attaatcaATCATGTTATGAAAAGTGGATCTTCATTAGCAAATACATTTGGAATAGTATCAGTAATGTATAGTGGATTTGGTGTGCTTTTATCTTGGGTCAGAGGTACAGATGATTCCTTAAATACATTAGCAGCAGCAACTGGAACAGGAATGTTGTTCAAATCTACAA cTGGCTTAAAAAAATGTGCATTGGGTGGTTGTATAGGACTAGGAATAGCATCTGTATATTGCTTATGGACTAATCGAGAAGCCTTACTGGAATTGAGGCATCGCAATATAAATCCAGC atctaaataa